The Equus caballus isolate H_3958 breed thoroughbred chromosome 12, TB-T2T, whole genome shotgun sequence genome contains a region encoding:
- the CDC42BPG gene encoding serine/threonine-protein kinase MRCK gamma isoform X19 encodes MEQRRRALEELARGEAGGGPGLDGLLDLLLGLHHELSSAPLRRERNVAQFLSWASPFVTKVKELRLQRDDFEILKVIGRGAFGEVAVVRQRDSGQIFAMKMLHKWEMLKRAETACFREERDVLVKGDSRWVTALHYAFQDEEYLYLVMDYYAGGDLLTLLSRFEDRLPPELAQFYLAEMVLAIHSLHQLGYVHRDVKPDNVLLDMNGHIRLADFGSCLRLNNSGMVDSSVAVGTPDYISPEILQAMEEGKGHYGPQCDWWSLGVCAYELLFGETPFYAESLVETYGKIMNHEDHLQFPPDVPDVPASARDLIRQLLCHQEERLGRRGLDDFRNHPFFEGVDWERLATSTAPYIPELRGPMDTSNFDVDDDTLNHPGTLPPPSHGTFSGHHLPFVGFTYTSSSPSPESSSEQVAALEQRLRCLEQEKTELSRKLQEALQMPSDHRELEQLRKEVQTLQDRLSEMLRESKAPVSQTEGSPGQHSDLQQERDRLLQELAEAQTRLQMQEQELGRAQGRQEELLQRLQEAQEREASTASQTQALNSQLEEARDARRELQAQVATLSREVRRLQRDQERSLEKEPSQVKTVHTTSETNGTGSPKSRPQEAQLRKEVAALRVQLEQARSHGPSGKEEALCRLQEENRRLSQEQERLVEELERELQSKQRLEGERQESESNWEAQLADILSWVNDEKVSRGYLQALATKMAEELESLRNVGTQTLPTRPLDHQWKARRLQKMEASARLELQSALEAEIRAKQSLQERLTQAQEAQLQAESRLQEAEKQNQSLKQELAALREELRARGPGDTKPSNSLIPFLSFRSSEKDPAKDPGISGEAPRPGSEPELRPEGRRSLRLGAVFPRAPAATTAATEGPPAKPGSHTLRPRSFPSPTKCLRCASLMVGLGRQGLGCDACGYFCHSTCAPQAPPCPVPPDLLHVALGVHPETGTGTAYEGFLSVPRPSGVRRGWQRVFAALSDSRLLLFDAPDPRLSPASGALLQALDLRDPQFSATPVLASDVIHAQSKDLPRIFRVTASQLTVPPATCTVLLLAESEGERERWLQVLGELQRLLLDTRPQPRPVYTLKEAYDNGLPLLPHALCAAIIDQERLALGTEEGLFVIHLHSNDIFQVGECRRVQRLAVSPTAGLLVVLCGRGPSVRLFALAELESTEVAGAKIPESRGCQVLAAGRILQARTPVLCVAVKRQVLCYQLGPGPGPWQHRIRELQAPAPVQSLGLLGDRLCVGAAGAFALYPLLNEAAPLALGADLVPEELPPSRGGLGEALGAVELSLNEFLLLFTTAGVYVDGAGRKSRIHELLWPAVPTGWGYAAPYLTVFSENSIDVFDVRKAEWVQTVPLKKVRPLNPEGSLFLYGTEKVRLTYLRNRLAALCFSRREGRVRHPRSHRQQPAPAVPYQEQAPLLLPRVGGAAAAAAQGDAEGPFCALQAHLIAHQLQPPGAHGPYGREAQRQEPAPGSGREGPRVPQLRPAAAPQLLGGLAAPSVHGQRRPCRRRGPHEEEALDISLQRVRVLPPGISEPGSLPDTGLRTAPEPPARP; translated from the exons CCAGCCCCTTCGTCACGAAGGTGAAAGAGCTGCGGCTGCAGAGAGATGACTTTGAGATCTTGAAGGTGATCGGCCGAGGGGCCTTCGGGGAG GTCGCCGTGGTGAGGCAGAGGGACAGCGGGCAGATTTTTGCCATGAAAATGCTGCACAAATGGGAGATGCTGAAGAGGGCCGAG ACAGCCTGTTTCCGGGAGGAGCGGGACGTGCTGGTGAAGGGGGACAGCCGCTGGGTGACTGCTCTGCATTACGCCTTCCAAGACGAGGAGTACCTG TACCTCGTGATGGACTACTACGCTGGTGGGGACCTCCTCACTCTGCTGAGCCGCTTCGAGGACCGCCTCCCGCCCGAGCTGGCCCAGTTCTACCTGGCTGAGATGGTGCTGGCCATCCACTCACTGCACCAGCTGGGCTATGTCCACAG ggATGTCAAGCCGGACAATGTCCTGTTGGATATGAATGGACACATCCGCCTGGCTGACTTTGGCTCCTGCCTGCGTCTCAACAACAGTGGCATG GTGGATTCATCGGTGGCAGTGGGGACCCCTGACTACATCTCCCCTGAGATCCTGCAGGCCATGGAGGAGGGCAAGGGCCACTACGGCCCACAATGCGACTGGTGGTCGCTGGGAGTCTGCGCCTACGAGCTGCTCTTTGGGGAGACGCCCTTCTATGCTGAATCCCTGGTGGAAACCTACGGCAAGATCATGAACCATGAG GACCACCTGCAGTTTCCCCCGGATGTGCCCGACGTGCCGGCCAGCGCGAGAGACCTGATCCGCcagctgctgtgccaccaggaggAGCGACTGGGCCGCAGAGGGCTGGACGACTTCCGGAACCACCCTTTCTTCGAAGGTGTGGACTGGGAGCGGCTGGCGACCAGCACTGCCCCCTACATCCCTGAGCTCCGTGGGCCCATGGACACCTCCAACTTCGACGTGGATGATGACACCCTCAACCATCCA gggACCCTGCCACCACCCTCCCATGGGACCTTCTCCGGCCACCACCTGCCATTTGTGGGCTTCACCTACACctcgagcag TCCCAGCCCTGAGAGCAGCTCCGAGCAGGTGGCTGCCCTGGAGCAGAGGCTCCGTTGTCTGGAGCAGGAGAAGACGGAGCTGAGCCGGAAGCTCCAAG AGGCCCTGCAGATGCCCTCGGACCACCGGGAGCTGGAGCAGCTGCGGAAGGAGGTGCAGACTCTACAGGACAGGCTGTCAG AGATGCTGAGGGAAAGCAAGGCCCCCGTGTCTCAGACGGAGGGTAGCCCAGGCCAGCACAGTGACCTTCAGCAGGAGAGAGACCGGCTCCTCCAG gaGCTGGCCGAGGCTCAGACAAGGCTGCAGATGCAGGAGCAGGAGCTGGGCAGAGCCCAGGGGCGGCAGGAGGAGCTGCTCCAGAGGCTGcaggaagcccaggagagagaggcATCCACAGCCAGCCAGACCCAGGCCCTGAACTCCCAGCTGGAGGAGGCCCGGGATGCCCGGAGGGAG CTGCAGGCCCAGGTGGCCACCCTGAGCCGGGAGGTGAGGCGGCTCCAGAGAGATCAGGAGCGAAGCCTTGAGAAGGAGCCATCCCAGGTCAAG ACCGTCCACACCACCTCCGAGACCAACGGCACGGGCTCGCCCAAGAGCAGGCCTCAAGAAGCCCAGCTCAGGAAGGAGGTGGCCGCCCTGCGTGTGCAGCTGGAGCAGGCCCGCAGCCACGG GCCGAGCGGGAAGGAGGAGGCTCTGTGCCGGCTGCAGGAGGAGAACCGGCGGCTGAGCCAGGAGCAGGAGCGG CTGGTGGAAGAGCTGGAACGGGAGCTGCAGAGTAAGCAGCGGCTGGAGGGCGAGCGGCAGGAGTCAGAAAGCAACTGGGAGGCCCAGCTCGCCGACATCCTCAGCTG GGTGAATGATGAGAAGGTCTCCAGAGGCTACCTACAGGCCCTGGCCACCAAGATGGCCGAGGAGCTGGAGTCCCTGCGGAATGTGGGCACCCAGACGCTCCCCACCCGGCCACTG GACCACCAGTGGAAGGCACGGCGGCTGCAGAAGATGGAGGCCTCGGCCAGGCTGGAACTGCAGTCGGCACTGGAGGCCGAGATCCGGGCCAAGCAGAGCCTGCAGGAGCGGCTGACGCAGGCGCAGGAGGCCCAGCTGCAGGCCGAGAG CCGTCTGCAGGAGGCCGAGAAGCAGAACCAGAGCCTGAAGCAGGAGCTGGCTGCACTTCGGGAGGAGCTGCGAGCCCGCGGGCCAGGAG ACACCAAGCCCTCAAACTCGCTGATTCCCTTCCTGTCCTTCCGGAGTTCAGAG AAGGATCCCGCCAAGGACCCTGGCATCTCAGGAGAGGCCCCGAGGCCGGGGTCGGAACCGGAGCTGAGGCCGGAGGGCCGCCGCAGCCTGCGCCTGGGG GCTGTGTTCCCCAGAGCGCCTGCTGCCACCACAGCTGCTACAGAAGGCCCTCCCGCAAAG cctggctcccACACGCTGCGCCCCCGGAGCTTCCCGTCCCCCACCAAGTGTCTCCGCTGCGCCTCGCTGATGGTGGGCCTGGGCCGCCAAGGCCTGGGCTGTGATG CCTGCGGCTACTTCTGTCACTCAACTTGTGCCCCACAGGCCCCACCCTGCCCCGTGCCCCCTGACCTTCTCCACGTGGCCCTGGGAGTGCACCCCGAAACGGGCACGGGCACTGCCTATGAGGGCTTCCTGTCG GTGCCTCGACCCTCGGGTGTCCGGCGGGGCTGGCAGCGGGTGTTCGCTGCCCTCAGTGACTCACGCCTGCTGCTGTTTGACGCCCCGGACCCGCGGCTCAGCCCAGCCAGCGGGGCCCTCCTGCAGGCACTGGATCTGAG GGACCCCCAGTTCTCTGCCACCCCTGTCCTGGCCTCTGATGTGATCCATGCCCAATCCAAGGACCTGCCACGCATCTTTAGG GTGACGGCGTCCCAGCTGACGGTGCCACCTGCCACGTGCACCGTGCTGCTGCTGGCGGAGAGCGAGGGCGAGCGGGAGCGCTGGCTGCAGGTGCTGGGCGAGCTGCAGCGGCTGCTGCTGGACACGCGGCCACAGCCCCGGCCTGTGTACACGCTCAAGGAGGCCTACGACAATGGGCTGCCCCTGCTGCCGCACGCGCTCTGCGCCGCCATCATCG aCCAGGAACGGCTTGCTCTGGGCACTGAGGAAGGGCTGTTTGTGATCCACCTGCACAGCAACG ACATCTTCCAGGTGGGCGAGTGCCGGCGGGTGCAGCGGCTGGCCGTGAGCCCCACTGCGGGCCTTCTGGTCGTGCTGTGCGGCCGTGGCCCCAGCGTGCGCCTCTtcgccctggctgagctggagagCACGGAGGTGGCGGGCGCCAAGATCCCCGAGTCTCGAGGCTGCCAGGTGCTGGCAGCCGGACGCATCCTGCAGGCCCGCACCCCCGTGCTCTGTGTGGCCGTCAAGCGCCAGGTGCTGTGTTACCAGCTGGGTCCGGGCCCAGGGCCCTGGCAGCACCGCATCCGTGAGCTGCAGGCACCGGCCCCTGTGCAGAGCCTCGGGCTGCTGGGCGACCGGCTGTGCGTGGGTGCGGCGGGTGCCTTTGCGCTCTACCCGCTGCTCAACGAGGCTGCACCTTTAGCTCTGGGGGCCGATCTGGTGCCTGAGGAGCTGCCACCATCCCGTGGGGGCCTGGGCGAGGCTCTGGGCGCTGTGGAACTCAGCCTCAACGAGTTCCTGCTGCTCTTCACCACCGCCGGGGTCTACGTGGACGGTGCCGGCCGCAAGTCTCGCATCCATGAGCTGCTGTGGCCAGCAGTGCCCACGGGCTGGG GTTACGCAGCCCCCTACCTGACAGTGTTCAGTGAGAACTCCATCGATGTGTTTGACGTCAGGAAAGCAGAGTGGGTCCAGACGGTGCCACTCAAGAAG GTGCGACCCCTGAACCCAGAGGGCTCCCTGTTCCTCTATGGCACCGAGAAGGTCCGCCTGACCTACCTCAGGAACCGGCTGGCAG CTCTCTGCTTCTCCCGCAGAGAAGGACGAGTTCGACATCCCCGATCTCACCGACAACAGCCGGCGCCAGCTGTTCCGTACCAAGAGCAAGCGCCGCTTCTTCTTCCGCGTGTCGGAggagcagcggcagcagcagcgcAG GGAGATGCTGAAGGACCCTTTTGTGCGCTCCAAGCTCATCTCATCGCCCACCAACTTCAACCACCTGGTGCACATGGGCCCTATGGACGGGAAGCCCAGCGCCAGGAACCCGCCCCGG GCTCCGGAAGAGAAGGGCCGAGGGTCCCGCAGCTCCGGCCCGCAGCGGCCCCACAGCTTCTCGGAGGCCTCGCGGCGCCCAGCGTCCATGGGCAGCGACGGCCTTGCCGGAGACGCGGACCCCA TGAAGAGGAAGCCTTGGACATCTCTCTCCAGCGAGTCCGTGTCCTGCCCCCAGGGATCTCTGAGCCCGGCAGCCTCCCTGACACAG gtcTCAGAACGGCCCCGGAGCCTCCCGCCCGCCCCTGA
- the CDC42BPG gene encoding serine/threonine-protein kinase MRCK gamma isoform X21 — protein MEQRRRALEELARGEAGGGPGLDGLLDLLLGLHHELSSAPLRRERNVAQFLSWASPFVTKVKELRLQRDDFEILKVIGRGAFGEVAVVRQRDSGQIFAMKMLHKWEMLKRAETACFREERDVLVKGDSRWVTALHYAFQDEEYLYLVMDYYAGGDLLTLLSRFEDRLPPELAQFYLAEMVLAIHSLHQLGYVHRDVKPDNVLLDMNGHIRLADFGSCLRLNNSGMVDSSVAVGTPDYISPEILQAMEEGKGHYGPQCDWWSLGVCAYELLFGETPFYAESLVETYGKIMNHEDHLQFPPDVPDVPASARDLIRQLLCHQEERLGRRGLDDFRNHPFFEGVDWERLATSTAPYIPELRGPMDTSNFDVDDDTLNHPGTLPPPSHGTFSGHHLPFVGFTYTSSSPSPESSSEQVAALEQRLRCLEQEKTELSRKLQEALQMPSDHRELEQLRKEVQTLQDRLSEMLRESKAPVSQTEGSPGQHSDLQQERDRLLQELAEAQTRLQMQEQELGRAQGRQEELLQRLQEAQEREASTASQTQALNSQLEEARDARRELQAQVATLSREVRRLQRDQERSLEKEPSQVKTVHTTSETNGTGSPKSRPQEAQLRKEVAALRVQLEQARSHGPSGKEEALCRLQEENRRLSQEQERLVEELERELQSKQRLEGERQESESNWEAQLADILSWVNDEKVSRGYLQALATKMAEELESLRNVGTQTLPTRPLDHQWKARRLQKMEASARLELQSALEAEIRAKQSLQERLTQAQEAQLQAESRLQEAEKQNQSLKQELAALREELRARGPGDTKPSNSLIPFLSFRSSEDPAKDPGISGEAPRPGSEPELRPEGRRSLRLGAVFPRAPAATTAATEGPPAKPGSHTLRPRSFPSPTKCLRCASLMVGLGRQGLGCDACGYFCHSTCAPQAPPCPVPPDLLHVALGVHPETGTGTAYEGFLSVPRPSGVRRGWQRVFAALSDSRLLLFDAPDPRLSPASGALLQALDLRDPQFSATPVLASDVIHAQSKDLPRIFRVTASQLTVPPATCTVLLLAESEGERERWLQVLGELQRLLLDTRPQPRPVYTLKEAYDNGLPLLPHALCAAIIDQERLALGTEEGLFVIHLHSNDIFQVGECRRVQRLAVSPTAGLLVVLCGRGPSVRLFALAELESTEVAGAKIPESRGCQVLAAGRILQARTPVLCVAVKRQVLCYQLGPGPGPWQHRIRELQAPAPVQSLGLLGDRLCVGAAGAFALYPLLNEAAPLALGADLVPEELPPSRGGLGEALGAVELSLNEFLLLFTTAGVYVDGAGRKSRIHELLWPAVPTGWGYAAPYLTVFSENSIDVFDVRKAEWVQTVPLKKVRPLNPEGSLFLYGTEKVRLTYLRNRLAALCFSRREGRVRHPRSHRQQPAPAVPYQEQAPLLLPRVGGAAAAAAQGDAEGPFCALQAHLIAHQLQPPGAHGPYGREAQRQEPAPGSGREGPRVPQLRPAAAPQLLGGLAAPSVHGQRRPCRRRGPHEEEALDISLQRVRVLPPGISEPGSLPDTGLRTAPEPPARP, from the exons CCAGCCCCTTCGTCACGAAGGTGAAAGAGCTGCGGCTGCAGAGAGATGACTTTGAGATCTTGAAGGTGATCGGCCGAGGGGCCTTCGGGGAG GTCGCCGTGGTGAGGCAGAGGGACAGCGGGCAGATTTTTGCCATGAAAATGCTGCACAAATGGGAGATGCTGAAGAGGGCCGAG ACAGCCTGTTTCCGGGAGGAGCGGGACGTGCTGGTGAAGGGGGACAGCCGCTGGGTGACTGCTCTGCATTACGCCTTCCAAGACGAGGAGTACCTG TACCTCGTGATGGACTACTACGCTGGTGGGGACCTCCTCACTCTGCTGAGCCGCTTCGAGGACCGCCTCCCGCCCGAGCTGGCCCAGTTCTACCTGGCTGAGATGGTGCTGGCCATCCACTCACTGCACCAGCTGGGCTATGTCCACAG ggATGTCAAGCCGGACAATGTCCTGTTGGATATGAATGGACACATCCGCCTGGCTGACTTTGGCTCCTGCCTGCGTCTCAACAACAGTGGCATG GTGGATTCATCGGTGGCAGTGGGGACCCCTGACTACATCTCCCCTGAGATCCTGCAGGCCATGGAGGAGGGCAAGGGCCACTACGGCCCACAATGCGACTGGTGGTCGCTGGGAGTCTGCGCCTACGAGCTGCTCTTTGGGGAGACGCCCTTCTATGCTGAATCCCTGGTGGAAACCTACGGCAAGATCATGAACCATGAG GACCACCTGCAGTTTCCCCCGGATGTGCCCGACGTGCCGGCCAGCGCGAGAGACCTGATCCGCcagctgctgtgccaccaggaggAGCGACTGGGCCGCAGAGGGCTGGACGACTTCCGGAACCACCCTTTCTTCGAAGGTGTGGACTGGGAGCGGCTGGCGACCAGCACTGCCCCCTACATCCCTGAGCTCCGTGGGCCCATGGACACCTCCAACTTCGACGTGGATGATGACACCCTCAACCATCCA gggACCCTGCCACCACCCTCCCATGGGACCTTCTCCGGCCACCACCTGCCATTTGTGGGCTTCACCTACACctcgagcag TCCCAGCCCTGAGAGCAGCTCCGAGCAGGTGGCTGCCCTGGAGCAGAGGCTCCGTTGTCTGGAGCAGGAGAAGACGGAGCTGAGCCGGAAGCTCCAAG AGGCCCTGCAGATGCCCTCGGACCACCGGGAGCTGGAGCAGCTGCGGAAGGAGGTGCAGACTCTACAGGACAGGCTGTCAG AGATGCTGAGGGAAAGCAAGGCCCCCGTGTCTCAGACGGAGGGTAGCCCAGGCCAGCACAGTGACCTTCAGCAGGAGAGAGACCGGCTCCTCCAG gaGCTGGCCGAGGCTCAGACAAGGCTGCAGATGCAGGAGCAGGAGCTGGGCAGAGCCCAGGGGCGGCAGGAGGAGCTGCTCCAGAGGCTGcaggaagcccaggagagagaggcATCCACAGCCAGCCAGACCCAGGCCCTGAACTCCCAGCTGGAGGAGGCCCGGGATGCCCGGAGGGAG CTGCAGGCCCAGGTGGCCACCCTGAGCCGGGAGGTGAGGCGGCTCCAGAGAGATCAGGAGCGAAGCCTTGAGAAGGAGCCATCCCAGGTCAAG ACCGTCCACACCACCTCCGAGACCAACGGCACGGGCTCGCCCAAGAGCAGGCCTCAAGAAGCCCAGCTCAGGAAGGAGGTGGCCGCCCTGCGTGTGCAGCTGGAGCAGGCCCGCAGCCACGG GCCGAGCGGGAAGGAGGAGGCTCTGTGCCGGCTGCAGGAGGAGAACCGGCGGCTGAGCCAGGAGCAGGAGCGG CTGGTGGAAGAGCTGGAACGGGAGCTGCAGAGTAAGCAGCGGCTGGAGGGCGAGCGGCAGGAGTCAGAAAGCAACTGGGAGGCCCAGCTCGCCGACATCCTCAGCTG GGTGAATGATGAGAAGGTCTCCAGAGGCTACCTACAGGCCCTGGCCACCAAGATGGCCGAGGAGCTGGAGTCCCTGCGGAATGTGGGCACCCAGACGCTCCCCACCCGGCCACTG GACCACCAGTGGAAGGCACGGCGGCTGCAGAAGATGGAGGCCTCGGCCAGGCTGGAACTGCAGTCGGCACTGGAGGCCGAGATCCGGGCCAAGCAGAGCCTGCAGGAGCGGCTGACGCAGGCGCAGGAGGCCCAGCTGCAGGCCGAGAG CCGTCTGCAGGAGGCCGAGAAGCAGAACCAGAGCCTGAAGCAGGAGCTGGCTGCACTTCGGGAGGAGCTGCGAGCCCGCGGGCCAGGAG ACACCAAGCCCTCAAACTCGCTGATTCCCTTCCTGTCCTTCCGGAGTTCAGAG GATCCCGCCAAGGACCCTGGCATCTCAGGAGAGGCCCCGAGGCCGGGGTCGGAACCGGAGCTGAGGCCGGAGGGCCGCCGCAGCCTGCGCCTGGGG GCTGTGTTCCCCAGAGCGCCTGCTGCCACCACAGCTGCTACAGAAGGCCCTCCCGCAAAG cctggctcccACACGCTGCGCCCCCGGAGCTTCCCGTCCCCCACCAAGTGTCTCCGCTGCGCCTCGCTGATGGTGGGCCTGGGCCGCCAAGGCCTGGGCTGTGATG CCTGCGGCTACTTCTGTCACTCAACTTGTGCCCCACAGGCCCCACCCTGCCCCGTGCCCCCTGACCTTCTCCACGTGGCCCTGGGAGTGCACCCCGAAACGGGCACGGGCACTGCCTATGAGGGCTTCCTGTCG GTGCCTCGACCCTCGGGTGTCCGGCGGGGCTGGCAGCGGGTGTTCGCTGCCCTCAGTGACTCACGCCTGCTGCTGTTTGACGCCCCGGACCCGCGGCTCAGCCCAGCCAGCGGGGCCCTCCTGCAGGCACTGGATCTGAG GGACCCCCAGTTCTCTGCCACCCCTGTCCTGGCCTCTGATGTGATCCATGCCCAATCCAAGGACCTGCCACGCATCTTTAGG GTGACGGCGTCCCAGCTGACGGTGCCACCTGCCACGTGCACCGTGCTGCTGCTGGCGGAGAGCGAGGGCGAGCGGGAGCGCTGGCTGCAGGTGCTGGGCGAGCTGCAGCGGCTGCTGCTGGACACGCGGCCACAGCCCCGGCCTGTGTACACGCTCAAGGAGGCCTACGACAATGGGCTGCCCCTGCTGCCGCACGCGCTCTGCGCCGCCATCATCG aCCAGGAACGGCTTGCTCTGGGCACTGAGGAAGGGCTGTTTGTGATCCACCTGCACAGCAACG ACATCTTCCAGGTGGGCGAGTGCCGGCGGGTGCAGCGGCTGGCCGTGAGCCCCACTGCGGGCCTTCTGGTCGTGCTGTGCGGCCGTGGCCCCAGCGTGCGCCTCTtcgccctggctgagctggagagCACGGAGGTGGCGGGCGCCAAGATCCCCGAGTCTCGAGGCTGCCAGGTGCTGGCAGCCGGACGCATCCTGCAGGCCCGCACCCCCGTGCTCTGTGTGGCCGTCAAGCGCCAGGTGCTGTGTTACCAGCTGGGTCCGGGCCCAGGGCCCTGGCAGCACCGCATCCGTGAGCTGCAGGCACCGGCCCCTGTGCAGAGCCTCGGGCTGCTGGGCGACCGGCTGTGCGTGGGTGCGGCGGGTGCCTTTGCGCTCTACCCGCTGCTCAACGAGGCTGCACCTTTAGCTCTGGGGGCCGATCTGGTGCCTGAGGAGCTGCCACCATCCCGTGGGGGCCTGGGCGAGGCTCTGGGCGCTGTGGAACTCAGCCTCAACGAGTTCCTGCTGCTCTTCACCACCGCCGGGGTCTACGTGGACGGTGCCGGCCGCAAGTCTCGCATCCATGAGCTGCTGTGGCCAGCAGTGCCCACGGGCTGGG GTTACGCAGCCCCCTACCTGACAGTGTTCAGTGAGAACTCCATCGATGTGTTTGACGTCAGGAAAGCAGAGTGGGTCCAGACGGTGCCACTCAAGAAG GTGCGACCCCTGAACCCAGAGGGCTCCCTGTTCCTCTATGGCACCGAGAAGGTCCGCCTGACCTACCTCAGGAACCGGCTGGCAG CTCTCTGCTTCTCCCGCAGAGAAGGACGAGTTCGACATCCCCGATCTCACCGACAACAGCCGGCGCCAGCTGTTCCGTACCAAGAGCAAGCGCCGCTTCTTCTTCCGCGTGTCGGAggagcagcggcagcagcagcgcAG GGAGATGCTGAAGGACCCTTTTGTGCGCTCCAAGCTCATCTCATCGCCCACCAACTTCAACCACCTGGTGCACATGGGCCCTATGGACGGGAAGCCCAGCGCCAGGAACCCGCCCCGG GCTCCGGAAGAGAAGGGCCGAGGGTCCCGCAGCTCCGGCCCGCAGCGGCCCCACAGCTTCTCGGAGGCCTCGCGGCGCCCAGCGTCCATGGGCAGCGACGGCCTTGCCGGAGACGCGGACCCCA TGAAGAGGAAGCCTTGGACATCTCTCTCCAGCGAGTCCGTGTCCTGCCCCCAGGGATCTCTGAGCCCGGCAGCCTCCCTGACACAG gtcTCAGAACGGCCCCGGAGCCTCCCGCCCGCCCCTGA